Part of the Mycolicibacterium mageritense genome is shown below.
CGATGCGCGACACGGAACGCATCCTCGTCGGCGTAGATCTCGTAAAGATAGAAACGCGTGGGGTTTTCCGCGTCGCGATGCACGTCGAAGGCCAGGCACCCTGGCTCGTCGCGCAGTGACGCGGTGGCATTGACGGTGATCGCGTCGAGGAACTCGTCGACGCGATCGGCGTGGACGTCGAGCATCACGAACAGCGTATACACGACTACTCCTCGGTCAGTCCCGGAACACCGGCCACGGCGGCCAGGGCGTTGAGTTCGGCAACAGTCGCGGGCGGCAACCCGACGACGCCGCCCGCCCGCTCGATCGCGCGGTTCTCCAACTCCCCGGGAACCAGGACCTCGGTGTCGGGCGCGGCGGGGCAGTTCTTGATGGATTCGATGTAGTCGTCCATCCGAGCACCGAACTCGTCGGGTGCCATGATCGCCCGGATGTCGATGGCCACCACCAGGTGTCCGCACCCGCTGCGATGGTCGGGCACGTACGGGCCGACGACGCCGGTGCCGTAACGGCTTCCGGTGAGGACACCGGAGAGCACATCCATCATGAACGAGATCGCGTAGCCCTTGTGGCCCGCCATCGGCAAGATCAGGCCGTCGAGCGCCGCCTGGGGGTCGGTGGTCGGCAGTCCGGACGCATCGACGGCCCAGCCTGGTGGGATCCCCGTGCCTCTTTCTTTGGCGGCGTAGATCTTGCCCCGGGCCACGCCCGTGTTGGCGATGTCGAGCACCACGGCCCCGTGAGATCCACCGGGCACCGCGATCGACCACGGATTGGCGCCGACCATCTTGCGCAGCCCGCCCCACGGCGCCATGGCGGGGCTGCCGTTGGTGGTGAGAATGCCGACGCAGCCGCGCTCGGCGAGGATCCGGGTCCAGTACGCGGCCGTGCCGAAGTGGTTGCTGTTGCGCACCGCCACCACGGCGACCCCGTGGGTTGCGGCATTGTCTGCCGCCAGCTCGACGGCGCGGGCCGTGACGATCTGGCCGACGCCGTCGCGGCCGTCGAGCACCGACACCGCGCCGAACGCGCTCACCACCTCGGGTTCGGTGACGGGGTTCATCGCGCCGGATTGCAGTCGTGCCACATACCAGGGCAGCCGCAGCATGCCGTGCGAGGGATGACCCCACAGGTCGGCGGTGACCAACGATGCGGCCACCGTGCACGCGTCGGCATCGGGCACCCGATGTGCTGTCAAAATTGCTGTGCCGCAATCTGTTACGGCATCAGCGGAGAATGTGTTCACCGGTATTTCTCCTCAAGTCGTCGGGCTTCGTCGTCGGGTACCGGTGCCACCGCACGCCCATGCAGCAACAGATACACCTTTGCGGTTTCCTCGATCTCTTCGAGCGCATCGGCAGCCTCGGCCAGGTCGGCGCCCGCGACGATCGGCCCGTGATTGGCCAGCAGCAACGCGTGGTGATCGGCGGCGACCAGTTCAGCGGTCGGGCCGAGTTCGGGATCACCGGGTGCGTAATACGGCAGCAGCGGCAACGCGCCGACGCGCATCGCGTAGTACGCCGTGAGAACCGGAAGCGCATTGCTGCGGTCGACGTCGCGCAGGCACGACACCGCTACCGAGTGCGTGCTGTGGGTGTGGACGACGGCGCGCGCCGTCGGCCGGGCCCGGTACAGCGCGAGATGCAGGAAGGCCTCCTTGGTGGGCGCGGGACCGTCCAGGTGGTCACCGCCAATGGTGATGCGCGACAACGCCTGCGGGCGCAGGCGGTCCAGTGCCACACCGGTGGGTGTGCACAGCACGGTACCGTCGGCGTCGACGGCGCTGATATTGCCCGTGCGACCGAACGTCAACCCGCGCCGAAAGAACGATGCGCCCAGTTCGGTGATCTCGGCGGCGATGCTCACGTGAGAACCTCTGCCGTCGCGGCCCGCACCAGCAGGTCGGGCGAACCGAAGTTCCCCGATTTCAGCAGCAGTGACACACCGTGATCGGTTGTGCTGCACCAGGGCACGCCGCGGTCGGCCTCGGCGTCCACCACCACCGAGCGGATGCCAAGCGCGTCGACCACCGCACCGGAGGTCTCCCCACCCGCGACGACGATGCGCCGAGCTCCCGCCTCGACCGCTGCCTGGGCCAGCGCGCCCATGGTCGCTTCGAGCTGGTCGGCGACCACAGGGTCGGCGGGGCCCCGTTCGTGGGCCGCCGCTGAGGAGTAGATCAGCACCGGCTCCGCACCGAGGTGTTCGCCGAGCCAGGCACGCGCGGGCGCCAGCAGATCCGCCGGGGACGCCACGGTGCGGGGATCGAGCCGGTGTGACGAAAAGCGTTCGCGCGCCTGCGCGACCTGGCCGAGCGTGGCCTTCGAGCAGCTTCCGGCGAGCACGACGGTCGGGCCCTCCGGGGCTCGCACGGTCGCGAACTCCACAGGCTCGCTGTCGTGTTCGTGTATCACCGCACCGAGCGCACCCGCCAAGCCGGCACCGCCGGTCACGACGCTCATCCCCTCGACCGCGCGGGCGATGACGTCGAGATCATCGTCGTCGATCGCGTCGACCACGACGTGCCTTGTGCCGTCTGCCCCGCGCACCGCATCGGCAACGGCCTCCGCACCGCGTCGGACATGGTGGCGGGACAGCAGTTTCACCGGGTGCGGCGTCTGCGCGGCCATCAGGCGCACCACATCGGATTCGGTCATAGGGGTCAGCGGGTGGTACCGCATCGACGATTCGGCAAGCAGTTGCTCACCGACGAACAGGTGGCCCTGATAGACGGTGCGGCCGTGTTCCGGTGTGGCAGGGCAGATCACCGTGGCCGGCGCGCCCGCCGCGTCGAGCAGTGCGTCGGTGACCGGACCGATGTTGCCTGCCGGGGTGGAGTCGAACGTCGAGCAGTACTTGAAGTAGACCGTCCGCACGTGCACGACGTCGACGAGCCAGCGCTGCGCGGCCAGCGACATCGCCACGGCGGTCCCGGCGTCCAACGCCCGGGTCTTGAGCGCCACCACGACCGCATCGCAGTCAGTCGCGCTGAAACCGTCGTCGGGCGGCCCGAAGAACAGCATCACCCGCAGCCCCCGCCGGCGAAGTGCCGCGGCGACGTCGGTGCCGCCGGTGTAGTCGTCGGCGATGCAGCCGAGCGCAGGGGCACTCATGCTCGCAGCCGTGCCGCGACCGCGCGCGCCGCCAAGCGGGTCGGGCTCACCACAGGCACACCGGTTTTCGTGGCCAGCTCGTCGGCTGCGGGGCTCAGCGAATACTGTGCGAGGCACAGCAGATCGAACTGGCACGTGCCGGCACCTGCGGCGAGTGCCCCGACCAGGCCGGTCAGGTCGCCCGAGGCTGCCGCCCGCGCGGCTCCCTCGCAGTACACCGGCACCACGTCCGCGTCCGGTAACACCGCTGCCACCCGGGCGGTGGTGTCGGAGGTCGCGGTGCGCAGCGATGCCAGCACCGCGACCCGGCGCGGTGCCTGCCGGACGATCTCGTCGAGCATGTCCGAGTCCGAGCTGAACACCGGTGTGGCGAAGACCTTCTCGGCAATCGCACGCACTTCGCCGTACATCGAGCACGCCATCACCACCGCGCTCGCACCACCGGTGACCGCGTGTCGGATCAGATTGAGCATGCGGTCCCGCAACTGCGGGCTCAGCTCGCCGAGGGCGTCGGCGTCGGGTCCGAGCCGGTCGTCGACCAGATTCCACAGCTTCGCATCCGGCAATTCGGTGGCGAACGCGGCGGTTATCGGTCCGATCGACGCCGGCGCCGAGTGCACGACCGCGATCAACGGACTTTCGGTCACGCCTGCCCCTTGATGGTGGCGGCGACCGCTTCACCGAACTCGCGCGTGCCGGTCGAACCACCCATGTCCGGTGTCATCGTCCCGGCCCGCACGGTCGCCTCGACACCACCTTCCACGAGCGCCGCGGCCTTGATGAGGCTCGCGTCGTCCCGCCGCGCGCCGAGCCACTGCAGCAGCATGCCCGACGACAGGATCATCGCGATGGGGTTGGCGATGTCGCGGCCGGCGATGTCGGGCGCCGAGCCGTGTGCGGCCTGTGCCATCGCCTTGTCCAGGGACGCGTTGATGGACGGCGCGATGCCAAGAGAGCCCGCGAGCTCGCCCGCGAGGTCCGAGAGGATGTCACCGAACATGTTCTCGGTGACGATGACGTCGAACTTGTCGGCGCTGCGCACGAGATGCACTGTCATGGCGTCGATGTGGTAGTCGTCGACCTCGACATCGGGATAGCCCGTGCCGATCTCGCGGCACACATCGCGGAACAGGCCGGTGGTCAGCCTGAGCACATTGGCCTTGTGCACGATGGTCAGCTTGCCGCGCCGCGCCTGCGCGAGATCGAACGCGACCTTGGCGATGCGTTCCACCGCCGAGCGCGTGATGATGCCCATCGCGATCGCGGTGTTCTCGTCAGGCATGTACTCGCCGGTCCCCGCGAACGTGTTGCGGTCGGCGTAGAACCCCTGGGTGTTCTCCCGCACGATCACCAGGTCGGCGCCGGGAACCACAGCCTTTGCCCCTTCGAAAGCCTTGGCCGGCCGGATGTTTGCGAACAAACCGAAGTGTTTGCGGATCGTGCCGCTCGGATTGAGCTGCGACTTGAACGGCTCGGGGTAGGCCGCACTGTCGTGCGGTCCGAGCAGCCAGGCGTCCATTCCGGCCAACGCATCCAGCGTCTCTGTGGGGATGTGGCTACCGTGCGTGTCGATCGCCGAGCGTCCCAGCGGCAGGGTCACCCACTCGGCGGCCGGCGCACCCGCCGCGGCGAGCGCTGCCTCGACCACCGCGACGGACGCAGGCACGATCTCCGGTCCGATGCCGTCGCCCTCCAGGAGGCCCAGGCGCAGTGTGCTGTCGGTCATGATTGTTCCCTTCTCTGAAAGCTCAGCTGATGTTGGTGCCGTGTTCTTCGTCGATGCGCGTGGTCACGCCGGTCGCGACGATGGTGCGGTTGGCGTCGACCGACGCGTAGGTCCAGAAGATGTGCAGTTCCTCGGTGTCGGAGGAGTTTCGGAAGAAATGCGGAATCCCCGCAGGGATGAACGACGTGTCGCCCATCCCCACCGGGTGCGTCTCGCCGTCGATGTGCGCGACAGCCGAGCCGCGCAGGATCAACACCGACTCGTCGCAGTTGTGGAAGTGCTCGGGTATGGCGGCGCCGGGCCCGAACATCGTGATGCCGTTGAGGAAATCCCTGGCACCCACGTGCCGGCTGACGAGCGGGATGGTGCGGGCCCCTCCGCCGCGCTGGCGCGGTTCGATCTCGGAGGGCCGCAGGATCGCTGCGGTGCGGGTGGTGTTGATCATGTCGTTCCTGTTCATTCGGACACCGGGGCGTGTGTCTGCGGTTCGGTCATGGCCCACCAGGTGCGGATGTTGACGAACTCCCGGATACCGGGAGCGGCCAGCTCGCGGCCGTAGCCACTTCGTTTGGTGCCGCCGAACGGCATCCGGGCGTCAGAGGCCACGAGTGCGTTCACGAAGCATGCGCCCGAGGTGATCCGCCGCCCAACCGCGACCGCGGCATCGACGTCGGCGCTCCATACACTCGCACCCAACCCGAACGGGGTGTCGTTGGCCACCTCGACCGCTTCGTCGGCATCGGCCACCGTGATGATGGAGGCGACCGGACCGAAGACCTCCTCGGCGTAGATCGACATGCCTGGCGTGACGTCGACGATGACGGTGGGCTGATAGAAGAACCCGTCGAGGT
Proteins encoded:
- a CDS encoding putative quinol monooxygenase: MYTLFVMLDVHADRVDEFLDAITVNATASLRDEPGCLAFDVHRDAENPTRFYLYEIYADEDAFRVAHRGAPHYARWQDAAKRCVVDGSHRNTFAHPVHLGGTAATG
- a CDS encoding Ldh family oxidoreductase, translated to MNTFSADAVTDCGTAILTAHRVPDADACTVAASLVTADLWGHPSHGMLRLPWYVARLQSGAMNPVTEPEVVSAFGAVSVLDGRDGVGQIVTARAVELAADNAATHGVAVVAVRNSNHFGTAAYWTRILAERGCVGILTTNGSPAMAPWGGLRKMVGANPWSIAVPGGSHGAVVLDIANTGVARGKIYAAKERGTGIPPGWAVDASGLPTTDPQAALDGLILPMAGHKGYAISFMMDVLSGVLTGSRYGTGVVGPYVPDHRSGCGHLVVAIDIRAIMAPDEFGARMDDYIESIKNCPAAPDTEVLVPGELENRAIERAGGVVGLPPATVAELNALAAVAGVPGLTEE
- the otnC gene encoding 3-oxo-tetronate 4-phosphate decarboxylase, with amino-acid sequence MSIAAEITELGASFFRRGLTFGRTGNISAVDADGTVLCTPTGVALDRLRPQALSRITIGGDHLDGPAPTKEAFLHLALYRARPTARAVVHTHSTHSVAVSCLRDVDRSNALPVLTAYYAMRVGALPLLPYYAPGDPELGPTAELVAADHHALLLANHGPIVAGADLAEAADALEEIEETAKVYLLLHGRAVAPVPDDEARRLEEKYR
- the otnK gene encoding 3-oxo-tetronate kinase, whose amino-acid sequence is MSAPALGCIADDYTGGTDVAAALRRRGLRVMLFFGPPDDGFSATDCDAVVVALKTRALDAGTAVAMSLAAQRWLVDVVHVRTVYFKYCSTFDSTPAGNIGPVTDALLDAAGAPATVICPATPEHGRTVYQGHLFVGEQLLAESSMRYHPLTPMTESDVVRLMAAQTPHPVKLLSRHHVRRGAEAVADAVRGADGTRHVVVDAIDDDDLDVIARAVEGMSVVTGGAGLAGALGAVIHEHDSEPVEFATVRAPEGPTVVLAGSCSKATLGQVAQARERFSSHRLDPRTVASPADLLAPARAWLGEHLGAEPVLIYSSAAAHERGPADPVVADQLEATMGALAQAAVEAGARRIVVAGGETSGAVVDALGIRSVVVDAEADRGVPWCSTTDHGVSLLLKSGNFGSPDLLVRAATAEVLT
- a CDS encoding aspartate/glutamate racemase family protein, with protein sequence MTESPLIAVVHSAPASIGPITAAFATELPDAKLWNLVDDRLGPDADALGELSPQLRDRMLNLIRHAVTGGASAVVMACSMYGEVRAIAEKVFATPVFSSDSDMLDEIVRQAPRRVAVLASLRTATSDTTARVAAVLPDADVVPVYCEGAARAAASGDLTGLVGALAAGAGTCQFDLLCLAQYSLSPAADELATKTGVPVVSPTRLAARAVAARLRA
- a CDS encoding isocitrate/isopropylmalate dehydrogenase family protein — its product is MTDSTLRLGLLEGDGIGPEIVPASVAVVEAALAAAGAPAAEWVTLPLGRSAIDTHGSHIPTETLDALAGMDAWLLGPHDSAAYPEPFKSQLNPSGTIRKHFGLFANIRPAKAFEGAKAVVPGADLVIVRENTQGFYADRNTFAGTGEYMPDENTAIAMGIITRSAVERIAKVAFDLAQARRGKLTIVHKANVLRLTTGLFRDVCREIGTGYPDVEVDDYHIDAMTVHLVRSADKFDVIVTENMFGDILSDLAGELAGSLGIAPSINASLDKAMAQAAHGSAPDIAGRDIANPIAMILSSGMLLQWLGARRDDASLIKAAALVEGGVEATVRAGTMTPDMGGSTGTREFGEAVAATIKGQA
- a CDS encoding cupin domain-containing protein — translated: MNRNDMINTTRTAAILRPSEIEPRQRGGGARTIPLVSRHVGARDFLNGITMFGPGAAIPEHFHNCDESVLILRGSAVAHIDGETHPVGMGDTSFIPAGIPHFFRNSSDTEELHIFWTYASVDANRTIVATGVTTRIDEEHGTNIS